Genomic DNA from Phyllostomus discolor isolate MPI-MPIP mPhyDis1 chromosome 12, mPhyDis1.pri.v3, whole genome shotgun sequence:
NNNNNNNNNNNNNNNNNNNNNNNNNNNNNNNNNNNNNNNNNNNNNNNNNNNNNNNNNNNNNNNNNNNNNNNNNNNNNNNNNNNNNNNNNNNNNNNNNNNNNNNNNNNNNNNNNNNNNNNNNNNNNNNNNNNNNNNNNNNNNNNNNNNNNNNNNNNNNNNNNNNNNNNNNNNNNNNNNNNNNNNNNNNNNNNNNNNNNNNNNNNNNNNNNNNNNNNNNNNNNNNNNNNNNNNNNNNNNNNNNNNNNNNNNNNNNNNNNNNNNNNNNNNNNNNNNNNNNNNNNNNNNNNNNNNNNNNNNNNNNNNNNNNNNNNNNNNNNNNNNNNNNNNNNNNNNNNNNNNNNNNNNNNNNNNNNNNNNNNNNNNNNNNNNNNNNNNNNNNNNNNNNNNNNNNNNNNNNNNNNNNNNNNNNNNNNNNNNNNNNNNNNNNNNNNNNNNNNNNNNNNNNNNNNNNNNNNNNNNNNNNNNNNNNNNNNNNNNNNNNNNNNNNNNNNNNNNNNNNNNNNNNNNNNNNNNNNNNNNNNNNNNNNNNNNNNNNNNNNNNNNNNNNNNNNNNNNNNNNNNNNNNNNNNNNNNNNNNNNNNNNNNNNNNNNNNNNNNNNNNNNNNNNNNNNNNNNNNNNNNNNNNNNNNNNNNNNNNNNNNNNNNNNNNNNNNNNNNNNNNNNNNNNNNNNNNNNNNNNNNNNNNNNNNNNNNNNNNNNNNNNNNNNNNNNNNNNNNNNNNNNNNNNNNNNNNNNNNNNNNNNNNNNNNNNNNNNNNNNNNNNNNNNNNNNNNNNNNNNNNNNNNNNNNNNNNNNNNNNNNNNNNNNNNNNNNNNNNNNNNNNNNNNNNNNNNNNNNNNNNNNNNNNNNNNNNNNNNNNNNNNNNNNNNNNNNNNNNNNNNNNNNNNNNNNNNNNNNNNNNNNNNNNNNNNNNNNNNNNNNNNNNNNNNNNNNNNNNNNNNNNNNNNNNNNNNNNNNNNNNNNNNNNNNNNNNNNNNNNNNNNNNNNNNNNNNNNNNNNNNNNNNNNNNNNNNNNNNNNNNNNNNNNNNNNNNNNNNNNNNNNNNNNNNNNNNNNNNNNNNNNNNNNNNNNNNNNNNNNNNNNNNNNNNNNNNNNNNNNNNNNNNNNNNNNNNNNNNNNNNNNNNNNNNNNNNNNNNNNNNNNNNNNNNNNNNNNNNNNNNNNNNNNNNNNNNNNNNNNNNNNNNNNNNNNNNNNNNNNNNNNNNNNNNNNNNNNNNNNNNNNNNNNNNNNNNNNNNNNNNNNNNNNNNNNNNNNNNNNNNNNNNNNNNNNNNNNNNNNNNNNNNNNNNNNNNNNNNNNNNNNNNNNNNNNNNNNNNNNNNNNNNNNNNNNNNNNNNNNNNNNNNNNNNNNNNNNNNNNNNNNNNNNNNNNNNNNNNNNNNNNNNNNNNNNNNNNNNNNNNNNNNNNNNNNNNNNNNNNNNNNNNNNNNNNNNNNNNNNNNNNNNNNNNNNNNNNNNNNNNNNNNNNNNNNNNNNNNNNNNNNNNNNNNNNNNNNNNNNNNNNNNNNNNNNNNNNNNNNNNNNNNNNNNNNNNNNNNNNNNNNNNNNNNNNNNNNNNNNNNNNNNNNNNNNNNNNNNNNNNNNNNNNNNNNNNNNNNNNNNNNNNNNNNNNNNNNNNNNNNNNNNNNNNNNNNNNNNNNNNNNNNNNNNNNNNNNNNNNNNNNNNNNNNNNNNNNNNNNNNNNNNNNNNNNNNNNNNNNNNNNNNNNNNNNNNNNNNNNNNNNNNNNNNNNNNNNNNNNNNNNNNNNNNNNNNNNNNNNNNNNNNNNNNNNNNNNNNNNNNNNNNNNNNNNNNNNNNNNNNNNNNNNNNNNNNNNNNNNNNNNNNNNNNNNNNNNNNNNNNNNNNNNNNNNNNNNNNNNNNNNNNNNNNNNNNNNNNNNNNNNNNNNNNNNNNNNNNNNNNNNNNNNNNNNNNNNNNNNNNNNNNNNNNNNNNNNNNNNNNNNNNNNNNNNNNNNNNNNNNNNNNNNNNNNNNNNNNNNNNNNNNNNNNNNNNNNNNNNNNNNNNNNNNNNNNNNNNNNNNNNNNNNNNNNNNNNNNNNNNNNNNNNNNNNNNNNNNNNNNNNNNNNNNNNNNNNNNNNNNNNNNNNNNNNNNNNNNNNNNNNNNNNNNNNNNNNNNNNNNNNNNNNNNNNNNNNNNNNNNNNNNNNNNNNNNNNNNNNNNNNNNNNNNNNNNNNNNNNNNNNNNNNNNNNNNNNNNNNNNNNNNNNNNNNNNNNNNNNNNNNNNNNNNNNNNNNNNNNNNNNNNNNNNNNNNNNNNNNNNNNNNNNNNNNNNNNNNNNNNNNNNNNNNNNNNNNNNNNNNNNNNNNNNNNNNNNNNNNNNNNNNNNNNNNNNNNNNNNNNNNNNNNNNNNNNNNNNNNNNNNNNNNNNNNNNNNNNNNNNNNNNNNNNNNNNNNNNNNNNNNNNNNNNNNNNNNNNNNNNNNNNNNNNNNNNNNNNNNNNNNNNNNNNNNNNNNNNNNNNNNNNNNNNNNNNNNNNNNNNNNNNNNNNNNNNNNNNNNNNNNNNNNNNNNNNNNNNNNNNNNNNNNNNNNNNNNNNNNNNNNNNNNNNNNNNNNNNNNNNNNNNNNNNNNNNNNNNNNNNNNNNNNNNNNNNNNNNNNNNNNNNNNNNNNNNNNNNNNNNNNNNNNNNNNNNNNNNNNNNNNNNNNNNNNNNNNNNNNNNNNNNNNNNNNNNNNNNNNNNNNNNNNNNNNNNNNNNNNNNNNNNNNNNNNNNNNNNNNNNNNNNNNNNNNNNNNNNNNNNNNNNNNNNNNNNNNNNNNNNNNNNNNNNNNNNNNNNNNNNNNNNNNNNNNNNNNNNNNNNNNNNNNNNNNNNNNNNNNNNNNNNNNNNNNNNNNNNNNNNNNNNNNNNNNNNNNNNNNNNNNNNNNNNNNNNNNNNNNNNNNNNNNNNNNNNNNNNNNNNNNNNNNNNNNNNNNNNNNNNNNNNNNNNNNNNNNNNNNNNNNNNNNNNNNNNNNNNNNNNNNNNNNNNNNNNNNNNNNNNNNNNNNNNNNNNNNNNNNNNNNNNNNNNNNNNNNNNNNNNNNNNNNNNNNNNNNNNNNNNNNNNNNNNNNNNNNNNNNNNNNNNNNNNNNNNNNNNNNNNNNNNNNNNNNNNNNNNNNNNNNNNNNNNNNNNNNNNNNNNNNNNNNNNNNNNNNNNNNNNNNNNNNNNNNNNNNNNNNNNNNNNNNNNNNNNNNNNNNNNNNNNNNNNNNNNNNNNNNNNNNNNNNNNNNNNNNNNNNNNNNNNNNNNNNNNNNNNNNTGGCCTGGGCATCCTGGGGAAGCAACctgttgatgtttgtctctcttccttcctctctctcaaagcaaggaaaatgaaatgtcattgggtgagaaaaacaaaaaagaaaaaaaggaaacgaGATGTTTATTTAAGGGAGTGGCACCAAacccagagtcacaggtgagTTGTTCCTCTGAGACCTGGCTCCCTGATGGCTTCTAGGGGATGGCCTGCATAGGGGACTGAGGGACTTAGGGTAaaggtctccactgattggtctgCACTAGGGTAGAGGGTGGTTAATCATTGTATCTGGTCCAATGTCATCCAAGGAGTTGTTCTGCCGGGTTCACACATTCATTCCACTGCTGTTCCCAGAGTCTAAATCTTCCCAAGTATGTTTTTCAACACATCAGATATTCAacccctttcctctctgcagACCCCTGTCCACAGCCCTCAGTCCTGGCACAGGTGGGCAGGGTCTGGAGCTTGGCGGATACCCTGGATGTACTTTACCTCATCTTGGACAGCCCTGGTCTCTCCTGTTGTGGATCCCCTGTCACCTGGATCCCACATGTTCCCCTTGTTTGGTTTACTTCCTGATTTTCCCCACTTTGCCTGGTAGCATTTTCCAAAGAGAATATGATAAGTTCACTACTAAAACTCTAAATACATAAGAAACTGTAGGCTATCCTAGCCTTTATTCACATCTTGAGTGGATATAGAACTCTGTGtcggaatttttttttttttcgttagAAATTGGAAGGCGTTGTAACAATGTTTTCTAGTCTCCAGGCTCGTATTTCCTGCCTCTTGCAGATTCCAAGGTCTTTCCCACCCTCTTTCTGAAATTCCATTGTGATGTGTTACAGCGTGGGTCTGTTTTATCTGCTGTAGTAAGAATTTCATTAGCCCattcaaaaatgtaaattttcatcTGTAAACCTTAAGAAATATTcttggaaaatttaaaatcatttcctactcatcataattttaatttttccatactATTTAAACTGTCATTATTAACTTGTTGGGATCCCTTCACTGATGGACTAATAGGTCTTTTCTCAAGCTTGCCCACACTTTTCCATTTGTACGACTCAGTAGAAGTACAGCTTGAATTTTCAAGTACACCTACTGAATTATTCATTTCtatgatgatatttttaatttccaagaaatCTTTCCTGTTCTatgattgtgtgtgtttgttctatttcaaatgtcattcttttacattttccaCATAATATTCAGGCCACTGGAAGGGGACCCATAGATCTCCTGGTTATCCACTTATGTGATATCAGGAACTTTCCCTCACAGCATTGGGTCATGATTACATTTCTCTGTGTCATTTCTGCTAATGGTCCATCTCCTCCATGACAGtgccagagtcacagagccagggtCCTACTCTGGCTCTGCATTCTGTCCCCAGACTCTAACTAATCCTCAGGCAGTGGAGGCCTTGGAACCCATGCTGGCTGATGAACTTGACCAGTTTGGATAGCCAAGGACACAGAGATAGCCTGTTGATGTCCTTCTGAACTGAGCCTAGCAAGCCTCCTATCACAGAACATTCTGGAAAATTGCAAAAGTTCACTTGCAAAGAGTACAGAGTCAGAGTGAGGCAAGATAGTAGGAAGTTATGAAAATTTCTGGggaagtggaatggggaaactaaAGCAAGAAAATTAAGCAAAGCCAAATGGTCTGAACCCCTTAGAGTCAGCTGGTGAGCTGAAAGACCTTATGTCCCCTAAGCAAAGACACTTGAGAagaaatggtttatacctctcctccctaaccagagaagaCATAGCTTAAATCTCCCTGGTTGGGAAAATAAACAACAGAGACCCAGATCATGTCATTTGCACCAGATGAACCCAAGGACCGATGAAGTCAGGGGGACAAATAACAAAGAAACCCCCTTAGAGCCAGACCGACCTAAGATAAAAGTGAAAGAGTGGAGCCGACCAAAGAATAATCCCAAATGCCCCTATACTCTCATTCTGATGCATCTGCGTATTAAAAACACCCCTGCAAAACTGATGAGTAGTCTGCTTAAACCCTGTCCTCAGATTCTCACACAGAGAAGAGAGATGAAATCAATCACTCCAGACAGAGCCCTGGGGCAGCTCGCTCTAGAACGCACCCACATCCTGTGTCAAACATAaacttccttctgtccttctgaGCTCTAAGGTGTCCTTCAGATTATCAGCCAGGGGATCAGAGGGCAGTGTCAGCTTGTCTCAGGCTTATCCCCCATCCTGTCTTCAAGGCCCCCTTTTTCTCACACTCTCCAGTGAGCCGACAGctgccctgccttggctcacttctcTCTTTTTGAGTTTTACTTCCCAGTGAACTAACAATAGCTCCACCACGGAACACTTCTTTTTGTGAGTTTTACTTTCCAGTGAGCAGTCAGCAGCCCAGCCTTGACTCActcctttcctataacattttcagaaaccaaagcagccccacctaggctctctccaGTTACTTCCTCTACCCTAAGTCCTTCGTCAGTGtctctgtccccagctttaataaacacagTTTAAACATCCCCTAACTCATGATGTGAAATCTCATCCAGAAGAAATCAAGCACCCACACACCCCACACCATGGGTTGCCTGAGGCAGAACGCCACAGGCCCACAGCTGTTCCATGACCCAATGAAAGGGGGTCATCAAGGCTCCGAGATAAAACACCCTGCGTTCACTGCAGCTCCACCACCCatcaacctctctgagtctcctttCCCCCAAAAGAATCCCATATCGAGTGCCTTTTGGGTTTGCCCTGAAGACTACACTTGACCCTCTCTGTAGGTCCCAGGGTGTCACTGCCTGAGATCCTCTGTCCACAGTGACCATCATTCTactgattggagcatttagagACATTCCATCCTTTCACCTTTATAAGACCACAAtacaagaaatatatatataaaatatatataatatataatatataatatgtattataatattataatatatgtgttatattatattatatattatattatatatatataatcatctcCTTAGGATAAATTTGTAAAAGAGAAATTTCTCCGTCAAAATGTAAGCATATTAAAATTGCTGTGACCTTTTGCAAAAGCATCCTTCAGGAGTTTTTTCCCggttttcaatcccttcaccctttttgctgttgttgtttgattgtttttgttttgtttcacaggttatttattgattatgctattacagttctccaattttcccccctttatcccccctctgccctgcactccccaaccctccagcattctcccctcttaatttatgtccatgggttgtgcctatcagttctttgaattctgtttcctataccattcttaacctctcctcatctattttatgtccaccaattatgcttcttcttccttgtacctttccccccctattcttccccttccctttccccactgaaaaccctccatgtgatgtccatttctctgattctgttcctgttccagttgtttgcttagatcaTCATCCAGGTGACAAGCCCGAGTTAGAGCAGTGAGTTCAACGTGCTGGGCAGATTTTATTTCCAGTCCCTGAGAGCTCTCGATTATGTCCACCATGGAAGTCACTGCATGTCCCTCTCAGTAATGTCCCTGCTCATCTCTCAGATAAGATCCTTCTGTAACCAAGTTAAAGCAGCAGCATCAATAGGAATTTCCTGTAAATCATTCCTAGGAACCAGTAGGTGGTCAGTCAGTGAAACACAACTGTCTTCATGGTGTAAAGGGGGTAAGAGGTGCAGGGCTAAGGTGATCACACCGAGTTAAAGTGACATCACAAGTGCAGAGAGTGGGACACTTCCTGAGAAGCCAGAGGACAGACAGAGACGTGTTGAGTGCGATGAGAGGTCAGTGAGGAGTCAGTGGCATGAGGAACATAGTAAGTTAGAGGACTGCCCTAACTACCTCTTTTTCTGTTTACCTTGCTAAGCTGTACCACCTCTGGCTCTCCCCTACCACGTGGTAGAGAGAGTCTAAACGGAGGGCTCAGGGCAGAGTTCGGATTCCCCAGGCCTGGATACTCATGACGCCACCTCAGTTCTCATTCCTATTGGGTACCCGAACTGTAAAGCAGCCAATCAGCGTCCATGGTTTCAGGTACATTATTCTCCCCAGTAAAAAGTCGTCAGTCTTCCAGACCCATGTGGGTCATGGGGCCGAGacccctgctcctgctgctgtcGGGGGCCCTGGCCCTGACTGAGACCTGGGCGGGTGAGTGCGGGGTCCGGAGGGACAGCCTCTGAGGGGCAGGAGCGTGGGGGCCAGCAAGGGCGTAGGACCCCCggcccagaccccagaccccctACTCCTGCCTTGGCCCCTGGCCTCCCCTTTCTGCCGCCCGCTCCCCTCAACCACTGTCCCCTGTTCCGTCCTTCCGGACCCTTGCCcctgtcacccccccccccccgccccccaggcccccacagCCTAAGATACTTCCACACCTCCGTGCATGGACCCGGCCGCGGACAGCACCAGTACACCGTCGTCGTCTACGTGGACAACACCGAGATCGTGCGGTTCGACAGCGACGCCGCGAGTGCCAGGCTGGAGCCGCGGGTGCCGTGGGTGGAGCAGCCGTGGGTGGAGCAGGAAGATCCAGATTTTTGGAAGGAACAGACGCGGGAAATCCAGCACAACGAACAGCGGAGCAGAGCGAACCTGAACAAGCTGTGCGTCCACTACAACCAGAGCGAGGACGGTGAGCCACACGTGCCCGGGTTGTGGCAAGACCCCCACCTTCACCGATGGGCCGGGGTCCGTGTTTGCAGGTCCGAGGGTCACCCCGAAACTGTGGCACTCGCCGGTGTCCCAACCACGGAACAGCCCGGGGCGGGGGTTACTTGGTTTCATTTCAGTTTAAGTTTCGCCACCAGGGCTGTGGGTCGGGCGGGACTGTCCTACCTGCCTGGTTAAGTGGCCGGTGCTGACTTCGGGACGGGGGTCAGTGTCGCCCACATGGCAGGAAATGACCGGCTGTGTCATGGGATCGGACTGGCGCTTCCTGCGCGGGTTCAGTAAGTTCGCATATGACGGCGCCGACTTCGTCGCCCTAAACCAGGACCTGCGCTCCTGGACCGCTGCCGCGGGGGTCAGCAGCCGCGACGTTGTGCGGGTCCCTGACCCGGACGTTCGGAGGGTCTTCCTGGAGGACACGTGCTTGCGCCGGCTCCACCTGttcctggagaaggggaaggggacccTGCTCCGAGCAGGTACCAGGGTGCGGGCCTCCCCGAGGAGGGGATCTGTGGGCTGGGGCAGCTTCCTAcaaggagagggggaaatggggcagtGTCAGATCTCCCTGACgctagagagagggaagaggcccCCATGTCTCCTTGTTCCCTGActcacccagggctccagctttCTTTAAAGGACAGTAGgggacccagcctctccctgaaacaccccacagccgttccctcacaccctgcagCACCTGCTGCACCAGGACGCTCTCCCTGTTTCTCAGGCTGAGACCTCCCCTGGAGCCTGACTCTGGCCTTTCTGAGTCATCAGTCTCCACCTCAGTCTGTGTCTCCCCCTAGAGAACTGCACACTCCTACCCTAGGGCTCTCACCCTGATTCTGGAACTTTCCAAGAAATAGGACATTATCCCAGATGTCTCTGTCCAGGCTGGTGTCTGGGTGGtactctcccttcccccaccccactgtcctgTACCACTTCTCAGGGTGGTCACATGAGCACCTGCTGGAGTGTCCCATGACCATGCAGAGTTCCTGAATTTTCTCACCTtcccctcagaccctccaaagacacacctgacccaccaccccatctctgaccatgaggtcaccctgaggtgctgggccctgggcttctaccctgctgacatcaccctgacctggcagTGTGATGAGAAGAACCTGACCCAGGACATGGAGCTAGTGGACACCAGGCCTGCGGGGGATGGAACCTTCCAGATGTGGGCAGCTGTGGCTGTGCCCcttggagaggagcagagatacacatgccatgtgcagcaccaggggctgcctgagcccctgaccctgagatggggtgaggaggagggggtttgggcacagagcctctcctcagggcatccctgagcagggtcaggactcaggcctgaggCTGACCTCTCACCTTCCTCTTGCAGACACCCCTGCTcagaccaccatcaccatcatctttGTGGGCATtgctgctgccctgggtctccttggagctgtggCTGCTTgagctgtgctgtggaggaggaagtgctcaagtgggcaaggggtggggctgagtttCCTGTCCCCCTGGGGGTCAAGCCCAGGTAGAAGTGTGCTTTGCCTCCTTAAAGGGCATCGTATCCTCACACAGATGCTTGTCCATCTGGGGCCTATTTCCCAACACTGACCCTTTATTGAGGCCCGTGGGAAAGTGAGGGACACTTTTATCACCAGATGGTTCTAGTGATGGGGACTGATTCCCAGTCTCATAGGTCAAAGGGGAAGGTCCTTGCTAAGGATGGATGTCTAGAAGCTCAGTTAGTCCACTCCACACACATGTACTTTCCCCATGTTTCCTGAGTGTTCAGTCATAGTTCTGGAACCTTCCCTGTGCTTTAGGAGTATGGGGCTTTTTAAGCGTCAAGGGACCCAGCCTTCTCCCTGACTTCTcacaaaacattttcttcccacaggcagaggcaggaagagctACTCTCAGCCTGCCTGTAAGTCTGGGTTTTGGGGAGGTGACATCTGGGACCCTTGGGAGAGTGTGGGCTGGAGTCTATCAGAGGGGACCCCCCACCCCTAACTCTGCTATTGTGTCTTCCCTAGGCAGtgacagtgcccagggctctgatGTGTTTCTCTCAGCTCCTAAAGGTGAGACCCTGAGTGCAGAAGGTGGGGACATTGGGGCACAACAGGTTTTGGGGATTCTCAGAGTGGGACATTCTGAGCATGTGGTGGTCTGTGGGAGAATGTGACACTTCTGAGACTGACCTGAGTTTGTTCATGACAACTTTCTTCCCCAGCATAACAGAGATACTTTCTATGAGACTTGTTGCTAAAAACAGTCACTGCAGCCTCCCCTTAGGACTTTAGGGATCCCTGACTGCTGTTTCTGCAACTGGCATCGGATCCTGTCTGCATCCTTATCAGCATCACATGAGGAGCTGGTCACCGGGCCAACCTCCCCATAGGGATCTGAGTCCTCTCCCCTGGGGACAGTCCTGTCCTAGCCGAGTTGGGGTGAAGCCATCCCCATCCTGGTCATTTCTCATCTGGATCATCCTGGTTGCTGCTTTGCCTTAGCTGCTTCAGGAGAACCTTGTCCCACCAGAACCTGGGATCCCAGGGTCTCGGGCATCACCCAGGCCTTGTGGTGGCTCCAGGACTGTGCTCAATGAGGGCTTCCTGTGGGTGTGTCAGCCTGGGTTCAGGCCTGAGTCTGGTCCACAACCCCTATGTTTTGGGtatttttatagcttctttttttctgtaaacattatacatatttttgttttcttaattaaattattggagtatttttattaaatgtatgggGGTGTgttcttattaaatatattggggtaCACTTGGTTAAGAGGATcgtgtaggtttcaggtgtgcatttCAATGATACAGGATCTgtacattgcactgtgtgcccaccacccaagtcaaaccatcttccctcACCAGGTATGaggaccctcctccccccacccccttccctctgggaaccaccacactgctgtctgtgtccatgagttccaggtttatatcccacatgtgagtgaaatcatagggttcTTAATTGTTTCTGACcaagttatttcacttagcatgatattctcaaggtccatccatacagGAGGCCctattgacatttctctctccctttctctcaaatctataaaaatatattcttgggtaaggatttttaaaaacaccacaaCATCTGTGAATTGCTATAAAATGCAGTAGGTCTGTGCATTGGGGAACTAAGAATAAGCTGAATGGCTGGCCTCACAGAGCCCGTGTTGTATGGCTAAGGGACACACTGTACCCTGTGACCACAGTGAGGAAAGAGTTCCCATGAGCAGGTGGGAGGTGCTGTGGAGAAGGGGACACACTGGGGTGtgttgggagagggaggaggcctgTTAGAATTTGGGTGGTCAGCATGGGGCCTCATGGGAAGGTGGCCTTGGAGGAGTGATGAGAAGGACAGGAGCAATTACCCAGCAGGAGGTCTGGGGCAGGCTCCTTCCAGACAGGTGATCTCCTTAaagggagcccccaccccccatgtggTTTTGGAACACCCACGAGGCCAGCATGGCCGGAGTAGAATAGAGTGGTTGGGAGAGGTTAGATCATAGCCACATTGTGCAGGCTTGGGAGACAACGACAGATatgattttcctttccttttattttatttttttagttacagaaatctttctttgaaaataagccacatgtatacacatgtataaaaCATATATCCTATAGGTATATATCACATATATCCTCTTTCTATATGT
This window encodes:
- the LOC114510840 gene encoding patr class I histocompatibility antigen, A-2 alpha chain-like isoform X2, with product MVSGTLFSPVKSRQSSRPMWVMGPRPLLLLLSGALALTETWAGPHSLRYFHTSVHGPGRGQHQYTVVVYVDNTEIVRFDSDAASARLEPRVPWVEQPWVEQEDPDFWKEQTREIQHNEQRSRANLNKLCVHYNQSEDVSPTWQEMTGCVMGSDWRFLRGFSKFAYDGADFVALNQDLRSWTAAAGVSSRDVVRVPDPDVRRVFLEDTCLRRLHLFLEKGKGTLLRADPPKTHLTHHPISDHEVTLRCWALGFYPADITLTWQCDEKNLTQDMELVDTRPAGDGTFQMWAAVAVPLGEEQRYTCHVQHQGLPEPLTLRWDTPAQTTITIIFVGIAAALGLLGAVAA
- the LOC114510840 gene encoding patr class I histocompatibility antigen, A-2 alpha chain-like isoform X1, which produces MVSGTLFSPVKSRQSSRPMWVMGPRPLLLLLSGALALTETWAGPHSLRYFHTSVHGPGRGQHQYTVVVYVDNTEIVRFDSDAASARLEPRVPWVEQPWVEQEDPDFWKEQTREIQHNEQRSRANLNKLCVHYNQSEDVSPTWQEMTGCVMGSDWRFLRGFSKFAYDGADFVALNQDLRSWTAAAGVSSRDVVRVPDPDVRRVFLEDTCLRRLHLFLEKGKGTLLRADPPKTHLTHHPISDHEVTLRCWALGFYPADITLTWQCDEKNLTQDMELVDTRPAGDGTFQMWAAVAVPLGEEQRYTCHVQHQGLPEPLTLRWEPPPQTTITITTITIVGIAAALGLLGAAAAGAVLWKRKRSGRGRKSCTQAACSDSAQGSDVSLTAPKGETLRQEVGVFGPRDTAGFWGFSEWDILSMRWLWENVTTSETDLNFFMTTFFPSMIQLPCLELGTKIVIAASPWDFKDP